CCGGAAACATTATCCAGACTTCAGAAATCTTGATTTCAGTCAAGATTTTTTTAATCCGAAAAGAGGAGCTTTGAACAAGATATGAAAATAGAATCCTCCACATTGATTAATGATCTGATTGAGTTGACCACTCAACATATAGCATTGGCGCAACAGCTGCAACATAATTCTCCTGAGAAACTCAACAAACGACCCTATGAGGGATCCTGGAGTACGCTGGAATGCATTGAACATCTCAACAGGTATGCAGACTTTTATCTTCCGGAAATTGAACTACGCATAAAATCCAGCACTGCCCCTTCCCGAAAAATTTTTCAAAGCGGCCTGCTTGGTAATTATTTCGCAAATACTATGCTGCCCAAAAGTAAACTCAATAAGATGAAGACTTTTAAAAAAATGAATCCTATCGGAAGTCAGCTTACTGCAGATGTGATCCGTATATTTATCCTGCAACAGCAGCGTCTCATCCAGATTCTGAACACCGCAAGACAAGCTGATCTTCAAAAAATAAAAACAAGCATCAGCATTTCCCGATGGATTAAGATCAGACTTGGAGACACCTTCAGGATACTGATCTACCACAATGAAAGACATATGCAACAGATCAAAAGAATAGGGATATTGTAATTAACAAACTATTTCCAGTTTTCTAATCTCCACCCTTCCTCCAGTCGTTCTTTTAAATAAGTATCGTTCCAAACTCCGCTTGGGGACAATTTCACATGCTCTTCATCCAAGTCTTTTACTTCAATAAAACTATTGTCTTTCCTATTTGAAATAATCCAATAATTCTTTTTAAAATAATGTCCAGCTCTTTCATAAAGAGGTAATTCAAAACAATAAGGAAGTGAAATGTATCCAATCAAATTGATAATTTTTCGTCTGAGTGCAGCCTTTACCGGAAACCGGATATAGAAAAATCCATCTTCATAAATAGCATTTGACAAAGGTGGTAACTTATCAAATAAGGTATAAGTAACTTTTATCATCTCCACATCATTTCGTTTATCTTCCGGCAGATTCACTAATTGAAAAAGCGCAACTCCTTTATCCGTGGTTAAGCTGTAAACATTGCCTAATTGTACCTTCTTCATTTTTATTAAAATATATAAGTTGCCTATTGTAATAAAGATAAAAAAACAGAGTCTGTTCTTCAACAGACTCTGCTTTTTTAATATAATAAAGAATAATCTTTACCCTTTTCTTAGTAATTATATATCGCCACTACAGGAAGGTGATCTGAAGCATAACTCCCTGTAAGTGCAACTGCTGATAACAAACTATACTGCTGAACAGCAAGCTTATTAGAAGCAACAAAATCTATTGCCTTTGTCGGATTACGTACAGGAAAAGAATTGGGACAACCATTGACACAGGACAAGGTATATTGTTTACGCAATTCGGTCAATTCTACCGAATTACTTTCAGCGTTATAATCTCCGCCAATCATAATCGGTTTATTGAGCTGCACACTCAGTTCATTGAGAAAAGTTGCCTGTGCTGTACGGTTAGGAACATTCAGATCCAGATGAGTAGACGCAAACTCCAGCGTTTTTCCATTTCCCAGATCTATTGTTGCCATTGCCACGGTTCTTTTCTCTCCGGCAGTTGGCATAGGAAGTTCTAGTCTCCTTGTGTTTGAGATCGGAAATTTACTCAATATAGCAACTCCATATTCACCTCCGTTATAATCTAATGATTTAGAAAAATAATAGTTCATATTCAATAGCTCCGCTAATTTCTTTGCCTGATCTACTTTACCTGAACGAGGCACATTGACATCCACCTCCTGCAAAGCAACGAGATCCGGATTTTTCTGTTTGATGGTGTTTGCGATATTTTCCAGATTGACAACCTCCGAGTTTTCCGGTGCTCCGTGATGGATGTTATACGTGATAACCGTCAGTTTACTTTTTTCTGTTTTCGGCTCTGGGATTTCCTTCTGATCGCTGGAACAGGCCAGTGATGCAATACTGACAAAGCAGGTAAGCATCAAAATTTTAAGTTTATTCATAATTATTGTTCGATTTTTAGTTTAAAAGAAGCGGTCATCGGCAGGAAAGTATTTGCAGATTTCGGAAAGGCCAGATAGTTGGACAAAGCCAGTTTCCCGCCTGCACCTTTGAAAGTGATATAATCATATATACCAGTAGGACTGGCTTTCGGTGAATTCATCGGACAGCCTGCACCCAGACAGGCAAAAGTGAATGAGCCTTTTAAGTAGCTAAGCACTTGCCCGTTCGCACTCTCCTGCTCATTAAAATTACCCACCAGGATCACAGGTTCAGTAATCTTTTCTGTCATATTCAGGAGATCTACTACCTGCAGATTTCGGTTGTTCACGACAGAAGGATCCAGCTCTGTGCCTGCAAAATAAACATCATGACCTTTCTCTACTTCTACACGGATCATCACCGCACTACGCAGTTCCGCCGTATTACCATCTTCACGTCTCAGGATTTGTGCAACCTTTTCTTTGATCGGAAATTTGGAAAGAACTGCATTCCCGAACCCTCCGGTCTGGTAATCAAAGTTCTTTTTAAAAAACACTTCCATACCCAATGAATCTGCCATAACCTGAGGTCTGTTGACCTTCTCTACCCGTGTTGTCGCACTATCTATCTGCCTCAGAAACAACAGGTCCGGATTATACTCTTTGATATAGGTGATCATGTTCGCAAAGTCAGGAATCGTACTGAGACGCATATTGACAGACATCACTTTCAATGTTTTTGTCGGAGCATTACTTCCCGAATCTATAGGATTAGGGGTTTCTTTTTCCGGCAGAATATCCCAGTCTCCTGCACTGTAGGACTTACGACAGGAAGAAAGAGAAACTAATATAAAAAGGCTAAGTAAGCCATATAATATCGTGTTGCTTTTCATATTAATAATTTGGATTTTGAACTATATTAGGATTAGCAATAATTTCATTTTCCGGGATCGGCCACAGTCCTTCACGGGATCTGTTATACTTGCGGGTCTGTACTTTTACCAGCTCCCCGGTTGTAGGGTTGGTCGC
The Sphingobacterium spiritivorum genome window above contains:
- a CDS encoding endonuclease/exonuclease/phosphatase family protein produces the protein MKSNTILYGLLSLFILVSLSSCRKSYSAGDWDILPEKETPNPIDSGSNAPTKTLKVMSVNMRLSTIPDFANMITYIKEYNPDLLFLRQIDSATTRVEKVNRPQVMADSLGMEVFFKKNFDYQTGGFGNAVLSKFPIKEKVAQILRREDGNTAELRSAVMIRVEVEKGHDVYFAGTELDPSVVNNRNLQVVDLLNMTEKITEPVILVGNFNEQESANGQVLSYLKGSFTFACLGAGCPMNSPKASPTGIYDYITFKGAGGKLALSNYLAFPKSANTFLPMTASFKLKIEQ
- a CDS encoding endonuclease/exonuclease/phosphatase family protein, with translation MNKLKILMLTCFVSIASLACSSDQKEIPEPKTEKSKLTVITYNIHHGAPENSEVVNLENIANTIKQKNPDLVALQEVDVNVPRSGKVDQAKKLAELLNMNYYFSKSLDYNGGEYGVAILSKFPISNTRRLELPMPTAGEKRTVAMATIDLGNGKTLEFASTHLDLNVPNRTAQATFLNELSVQLNKPIMIGGDYNAESNSVELTELRKQYTLSCVNGCPNSFPVRNPTKAIDFVASNKLAVQQYSLLSAVALTGSYASDHLPVVAIYNY
- a CDS encoding DinB family protein, yielding MKIESSTLINDLIELTTQHIALAQQLQHNSPEKLNKRPYEGSWSTLECIEHLNRYADFYLPEIELRIKSSTAPSRKIFQSGLLGNYFANTMLPKSKLNKMKTFKKMNPIGSQLTADVIRIFILQQQRLIQILNTARQADLQKIKTSISISRWIKIRLGDTFRILIYHNERHMQQIKRIGIL